The Paenibacillus tianjinensis genome has a window encoding:
- a CDS encoding glycoside hydrolase family 43 protein, which produces MNTATITNPIMWADVPDVDVIRVGPAFYMVSTSMHSMPGCPIMKSVNLKDWEIVNYVFDTFEDNDAHRLMDGRGIYGKGSWAASLRYKDGVFYVCFSSNDMDQFYIYRTEDIEHGIWERSVIPGLHHDPGLLLDDNGRNYVIYGNGDIRIKELTEDLTAVMPGGTDQLLLEGERRDIGLRIEGCHAYKLNGYYYLFFIEWPQTGNMRRRQICYRSRELLGPYEREIILDDDLGYHNKGVAQGGIVDTPDHDWYAVLFQDHDAVGRIPCVLPVSWENDWPVIGINGSVPPIVETKLPVAEPKPLVISDEFDYASNRLALNWQWNHNPDNGLWSVTERPGHLRLHTGPLTDSILFARNTLTQRTEGPACSAETVVEISGMKPGDRAGMVALQNGFGTIRIAAGEPGQFSIDMCVNGGEGREETVESIVFTGERVYLKIDFNFEDSLDQAHFFYSEDGTAWKPVGRTLHMKYTLDHFMGYRIGLFNYATHQSGGYADFDYFHYHRRN; this is translated from the coding sequence GTGAATACCGCTACCATAACCAATCCCATTATGTGGGCAGATGTTCCGGATGTTGACGTAATCCGGGTCGGCCCTGCATTCTATATGGTCAGCACAAGCATGCATTCCATGCCGGGCTGTCCGATTATGAAATCGGTTAACTTGAAAGATTGGGAAATTGTGAATTATGTATTTGATACCTTTGAAGATAATGATGCCCATCGGCTGATGGACGGAAGAGGTATTTATGGAAAGGGCTCTTGGGCGGCCTCCCTCCGTTACAAGGACGGGGTATTCTACGTTTGTTTTTCATCCAATGACATGGACCAGTTCTATATCTACCGCACGGAGGATATCGAACATGGAATATGGGAGCGTTCGGTGATACCGGGGCTTCACCATGACCCAGGCTTGCTGCTGGATGACAACGGCCGTAATTATGTGATCTACGGTAATGGGGATATCCGTATTAAGGAGCTGACGGAAGATCTTACAGCCGTGATGCCGGGTGGAACCGATCAGCTGCTGCTCGAAGGCGAACGGAGAGACATCGGTCTGCGGATCGAGGGCTGTCATGCGTATAAGCTGAACGGTTATTACTATTTGTTCTTTATTGAATGGCCGCAAACCGGAAATATGCGCAGACGTCAAATCTGCTATCGTTCGCGCGAGCTTCTGGGTCCCTATGAACGGGAAATTATTCTGGACGATGATCTGGGCTACCATAATAAAGGTGTGGCACAAGGTGGCATTGTTGATACCCCGGATCATGATTGGTATGCTGTGCTGTTCCAGGATCATGATGCTGTCGGGCGGATTCCCTGTGTGCTTCCTGTGAGCTGGGAGAACGATTGGCCGGTCATCGGGATCAATGGCTCAGTTCCTCCCATTGTTGAGACAAAGTTGCCTGTTGCGGAACCGAAGCCTCTGGTAATCAGCGATGAGTTCGACTATGCGTCCAACCGGCTGGCCCTGAACTGGCAGTGGAACCATAATCCTGACAATGGGTTATGGTCTGTAACAGAGCGGCCGGGCCATCTGCGGCTCCACACCGGTCCATTAACAGACAGTATTCTATTTGCACGCAATACGCTGACGCAACGTACGGAAGGTCCGGCCTGCAGCGCGGAGACAGTGGTTGAGATTTCGGGAATGAAGCCCGGTGACCGGGCAGGGATGGTAGCCCTACAGAATGGTTTTGGCACGATTAGGATTGCAGCCGGGGAGCCGGGACAGTTCAGCATTGATATGTGTGTTAACGGCGGAGAAGGCCGCGAGGAGACGGTGGAGAGTATCGTGTTTACCGGTGAGCGGGTTTATCTCAAAATTGACTTCAATTTTGAGGATAGCCTTGACCAGGCACATTTCTTCTATTCGGAAGACGGGACAGCGTGGAAGCCCGTCGGCCGGACGCTGCATATGAAATACACGCTGGATCATTTTATGGGATACAGAATTGGACTGTTTAATTATGCGACTCATCAGTCCGGCGGTTATGCGGATTTCGATTATTTTCATTATCATAGGCGGAATTAG